The following coding sequences lie in one Vibrio sp. BS-M-Sm-2 genomic window:
- a CDS encoding CBS domain-containing protein: MHSIKVKDYMTQQVVTFTPDMPLSLALDKVMRSHHMGGPVIDDNEQVIGFLSEQDLLEKLVKVSYFCQDTHIVGDCMYQEVLSVSPELSIIELADMMQVGKPKAYPVIDNGKLVGMITRTDVLRAIGKNLDECFKHPV; the protein is encoded by the coding sequence ATGCATTCTATTAAAGTGAAAGATTATATGACGCAACAGGTTGTGACATTTACTCCTGATATGCCGTTAAGTCTAGCGTTAGACAAAGTGATGCGTAGCCACCATATGGGTGGACCCGTAATTGACGATAATGAGCAAGTGATTGGTTTCCTTTCTGAGCAAGATTTACTCGAGAAGTTGGTGAAGGTGAGCTATTTCTGCCAAGACACACACATTGTGGGTGACTGCATGTATCAAGAAGTACTGTCTGTCTCACCTGAATTATCTATTATTGAGCTGGCGGACATGATGCAAGTTGGGAAACCTAAGGCATACCCAGTAATTGATAACGGGAAGCTGGTCGGTATGATCACCCGAACCGATGTTTTGAGAGCAATCGGCAAGAACTTAGATGAATGTTTCAAACATCCTGTATAG
- a CDS encoding glycosyl transferase family protein, giving the protein MSSILECIRTVGRGERGRKPLSFEQAYRIMDEYLSGEVGDDQMAMLLMLIRVQNETNEEIAGFVKAFQSRVPDLGADIDWPCYAGKRNDTASGKPWNLLAAKILAADGYKVLMHGYMDKPSGRTHVETHLECVGVRSAKDPEDAKQILESDGIAYLPLANFAPEAQTMIGWKHRYGLRTPINTVVRALNPGGGRLGLRGSFHPGFPQLHAEVEHVIGNKSHSVISFKGMNGESEYNPKVSQTVWMSSPDKVESFYWEEMMNLELPIPSQCVLGTPAEEMALMANTIVDSMTAILFAETHDKTEAYQKAVRLWHEYCAS; this is encoded by the coding sequence ATGAGTAGTATTTTAGAGTGTATTCGTACAGTTGGACGAGGAGAAAGAGGGCGTAAGCCTTTGTCGTTCGAACAAGCCTACCGCATCATGGATGAGTATTTAAGCGGAGAGGTCGGTGACGACCAAATGGCGATGCTACTGATGTTGATTCGTGTGCAGAATGAAACCAATGAAGAGATTGCTGGCTTTGTAAAAGCCTTTCAGTCACGAGTGCCAGACTTAGGCGCAGATATTGACTGGCCGTGTTACGCCGGTAAACGTAATGATACTGCCAGTGGTAAGCCGTGGAATTTGCTTGCTGCGAAGATATTGGCTGCCGACGGTTATAAGGTATTGATGCATGGCTATATGGATAAACCAAGTGGCCGCACGCACGTAGAGACTCACCTTGAGTGTGTCGGTGTGCGTAGTGCGAAAGATCCAGAAGACGCGAAGCAGATCCTTGAATCTGATGGTATCGCCTATTTACCGCTTGCCAACTTTGCACCAGAAGCTCAGACCATGATCGGCTGGAAACACCGTTACGGTTTGCGCACACCAATCAACACTGTGGTTCGAGCATTGAACCCAGGTGGTGGCCGTTTAGGTCTGCGTGGCAGTTTCCATCCTGGCTTCCCACAGCTTCATGCGGAAGTTGAGCATGTCATTGGCAATAAATCCCACTCGGTGATTTCATTCAAAGGGATGAATGGTGAGTCGGAATATAACCCTAAAGTTAGCCAAACGGTTTGGATGAGCTCTCCTGACAAAGTTGAATCGTTCTACTGGGAAGAGATGATGAACCTAGAGCTGCCAATTCCTAGTCAATGTGTACTTGGTACACCGGCTGAAGAGATGGCGTTAATGGCGAATACCATTGTTGACAGCATGACAGCTATTCTCTTTGCAGAAACGCACGATAAAACTGAGGCATACCAGAAAGCGGTGCGCCTGTGGCATGAGTATTGTGCGAGTTAG